The Nostoc sp. PCC 7524 nucleotide sequence ACGAGTACAAATTCTCAAGGATAAATTTAGCCAAAGTTTAGGGCTACCCTTTAAAGAACTATTGCCAGAATCGGCAATTAGACAAGCAATATCTGAATTAAATATTAAATACAAAAAGCGATTATTTGACCCGCTAATAACGTTGTGGGCATTTTTATCTCAGGTTTTGGATACTGATAAAACTTGTCATAACGCTGTAAGTAAAATAATTGCACATTTGGCAGAATCAGAAGTAGAAATTCCTTCAACAGATACAAGTGCTTATTGTCAAGCTAGGGCAAGGTTGCCAGAAAAATTATTAGAAAAACTTTTTAATTTCTCTGCACAAAGCTTAGAAGAGAAAGTGAACCAAGAAAATTTATGGTGTGGTCGAAATGTGAAAGTAATAGATGGCTCAACTGTATCTATGCCTGACACACAAGAAAACCAAAAAGAATATCCTCAACCTAGCACTCAACAAGAAGGATGTGGGTTCCCAATTGCCAAAATCGGGGTAATATTCAGTTTAGTTACTGGAGCCGCTGTTGCACTGTGCATAGACGTTTTGAACACTCATGATATTAAATTAGCGAGAAAAATGTACAGTTTTCTCAAACCAAATGATGTACTTTTAGGGGATAGAGCTTTTTGTGCTTACGCCGATATCGTTTCTATTACCAAACTTGGCTGTGATGCTGTATTTCGCAAGCATCAATCTCGGACAACAACCATGCGAAAAGGCAAAATTGTTGGCGATTGTGACAAGTTAGTTACTTGGCATAAGCCTAAAAGTTGTCCAAAAGGATTGAATAAAGATGAATTTAATGCTCTACCTCAAACCATAACTTTGCGAGAGATTTACTATTACATCGTTATTCCTGGTTTTCGCACTCAACGAGTTAGCTTGATTACTACTCTTTTAGATAAAGCAACTTATTCTACTCTAGAAGTTGTTGGACTTTATGGTAAACGTTGGGATGTTGAATTGGATTTGAGACATCTGAAAACCACATTAGGGATGGATGTTCTACGGTGTAAAACTCCTTCTATGATCCGCAAAGAAATTCATGTTTATTTACTCGCTTACAATCTACTTCGTAGCTTAATGTGGCAGGCTGGAACTACTTATAATACTCCTCCCTTACGCTTATCGCTACAAGGTACTCGCCATCATTTAATTAACTTTCTTCCCAAATTATTAGCTGCTCATTCAACAAAACGTCTTCAAATTTATCGTACTTTACTCAAAGTTATTCCTCACAAGGCTGTTCCCTACCGCCCAGGTCGTAGTGAACCACGAGTTCGTAAACGTCGCCCCAAAATTTACCCCTTGATGACCAAACCCCGGCATGAATTACGTAAACAATTGCAAACTGCTTAATTGATCAGCGTTTCGGCTTTTCTTAGTGCCATTCAATACTGCCTCCAAAGCAGCAGCAGATTCTACCTCAACTACTCCTCAGCAAGAGAATCTACCTCAAGCTAAAACTTATACTGGAGGTCAGATTACTATTGAGATGGGCTATGACGGTAACACTATAGCTGCCTATTCATTCATCCATACAGGTCTTAGATATTCTTTATTTGAACCAGATGCCTTAGAATTCACTGGTCAAGCTGCCTCTTGGGTACTAACACAGAGGATTAAGAATACTGTTTATACTAATATGAGCTTTAAGAAGATAGCTCAAAGGATTACCTCAGCTTATGGTATGAAGCTAGATATGTCAGAGGAAGGGCCTACTTATACCTACTTCCCTCAGAGAGGACAGAGTGATTATGAGGCTCTACTAATAGAAGCTAGAAGAATAGGTTACAGAGTACATACTAAAGGAGCCACCTTATCTATTAAGCCTAGAAAGGATGTAATGGCTGATAAGGAAGTATTTGTATTGGAATATGGGGATAATTTAGGCACTATCTTTGAAGTTATTCATGAAGCTCAGAGAGATAGTGAAGATGGAGCTAGATCCTCTAGTCCTGGAGCTAATAATTCAACAGGTGAGAGGAAGTTTGAGATTGACCCAGACTCAGGTAAGGTAGTACAGAAGAGAAAGGAGAATGTAGTAGGTACTGGTAGAGATGGTGCAGTAGCTACTACAGGGTCTATTCTACCTAGACCTATACCTAAGACTATAGGTAATACTGATAAACAAGATGCTGATAATAGAGCTAATGAGACTAGAATTAAAGGATTACAAGCTGATGCCCAATTCCCCACTACACCAGAAGCTTTAACCTTAGACCCAGACACTCCCTTACTCACTAAAGGTATCAGTACCTTCTTAGATAGGATGTGGGTAATTGATACAGTCACTCATGATTACGATGGTAGGTTTATCACCAGAGTTAGCTGTTTTAGTCCTATATCTAAAGCTAAAGAAACTGCTGATATTATTACTGCTACTCCCAGCTCTACAAATATAGTAGGTCAGATTATAACTGCTGTATCTTCCTTTTATAGTGGATATATCATCCCAGCTAAAGGAATATTCTCCTCACCTTTTGGTATGAGAACTCTTAGAGGTAGGACTAGAATGCACAATGGGATTGATATTGCTAATGCTGTAGGTACTCCCATCTATGCTGCTGCTAATGGAACTGTCTCTTTTGCTGCATTTGGTACTAATGCAAATCAAAAGAATGGTTACGGCAATGTAATAGTAATAGACCATGCTAATAATGAGCAGACTCTATATAGCCACCTAAGTCAGATAGTAGTTAATAATGGTCAACAAGTTACCCAAGGTCAATTAATAGGAAAGATGGGTAATACAGGATTCAGCACGGGGCCGCATCTGCATTGGGAGATTAGGGTCAATGGCAAACCTATTAATCCAGCATCTAGAGTTAAATTACCTCCAGTAAGGGGAAGGATTCAATAATGGAAGAAATATTTAAACTATGGAAGCTCTCAGAGAAAGCTACTCAAATATCTCTAGATAATGTGGGTAGAATTCCCTTTGGAACCTTAGCGATCGTTACAGATAATAATGACCCAGAAGGTAGGAGAAGGATTAAGGTAGCATTACCTAATACCCCTTCACTTAATAGCGATTGGTTAAGGAGATTACTAGCCTACCCCAACATAGATCCACCTCTACCTAAGATTGGAGAAACTGTTCTAGTTCTCTATGCTAATGGACTCGAATCTAATGGTTGGTACTTATCTCTCTGTAATGACACTAACCCACCTAGAGATAAACAATCACCTCTGAATGACCTATCTCAAGAAATCCCAGGTAATAGGGATATTGAGGTAAAAGGTAATGATGATTTAGTTATAGGAGGTAAGTTAACTACCAATGCAGATGATATTGAATTTAATTCTGAGAAGGATATTACTGCTGAGGTGAAGGGTAATATCTTCATGAATGCTTTACAAGCTATCACCCTACAAGCTGCTCAGTATGTGATGTTCAAAGTAGGTCAGTGGACTTTCAAACTATTTGCAAATGGTACTTCTGAGGTAAGAGGAGGTGTAATAACTATCGATATGGGTGGTCACGGAATACGATTCACGAATGTAGGCACTATGGAGATTAATGGTAGCCCTATTGCTGTTGAAGGTGCTGTTGACTCAGATGGAGACGTAATAGTAGATGCTGGGTGGTAAATAATATGAATAAATTCCCTAAATTAAATGAAGTTGTAGATAG carries:
- a CDS encoding phage baseplate assembly protein V, translated to MEEIFKLWKLSEKATQISLDNVGRIPFGTLAIVTDNNDPEGRRRIKVALPNTPSLNSDWLRRLLAYPNIDPPLPKIGETVLVLYANGLESNGWYLSLCNDTNPPRDKQSPLNDLSQEIPGNRDIEVKGNDDLVIGGKLTTNADDIEFNSEKDITAEVKGNIFMNALQAITLQAAQYVMFKVGQWTFKLFANGTSEVRGGVITIDMGGHGIRFTNVGTMEINGSPIAVEGAVDSDGDVIVDAGW
- a CDS encoding IS4 family transposase; protein product: MTLRVQILKDKFSQSLGLPFKELLPESAIRQAISELNIKYKKRLFDPLITLWAFLSQVLDTDKTCHNAVSKIIAHLAESEVEIPSTDTSAYCQARARLPEKLLEKLFNFSAQSLEEKVNQENLWCGRNVKVIDGSTVSMPDTQENQKEYPQPSTQQEGCGFPIAKIGVIFSLVTGAAVALCIDVLNTHDIKLARKMYSFLKPNDVLLGDRAFCAYADIVSITKLGCDAVFRKHQSRTTTMRKGKIVGDCDKLVTWHKPKSCPKGLNKDEFNALPQTITLREIYYYIVIPGFRTQRVSLITTLLDKATYSTLEVVGLYGKRWDVELDLRHLKTTLGMDVLRCKTPSMIRKEIHVYLLAYNLLRSLMWQAGTTYNTPPLRLSLQGTRHHLINFLPKLLAAHSTKRLQIYRTLLKVIPHKAVPYRPGRSEPRVRKRRPKIYPLMTKPRHELRKQLQTA
- a CDS encoding peptidoglycan DD-metalloendopeptidase family protein, translating into MPFNTASKAAADSTSTTPQQENLPQAKTYTGGQITIEMGYDGNTIAAYSFIHTGLRYSLFEPDALEFTGQAASWVLTQRIKNTVYTNMSFKKIAQRITSAYGMKLDMSEEGPTYTYFPQRGQSDYEALLIEARRIGYRVHTKGATLSIKPRKDVMADKEVFVLEYGDNLGTIFEVIHEAQRDSEDGARSSSPGANNSTGERKFEIDPDSGKVVQKRKENVVGTGRDGAVATTGSILPRPIPKTIGNTDKQDADNRANETRIKGLQADAQFPTTPEALTLDPDTPLLTKGISTFLDRMWVIDTVTHDYDGRFITRVSCFSPISKAKETADIITATPSSTNIVGQIITAVSSFYSGYIIPAKGIFSSPFGMRTLRGRTRMHNGIDIANAVGTPIYAAANGTVSFAAFGTNANQKNGYGNVIVIDHANNEQTLYSHLSQIVVNNGQQVTQGQLIGKMGNTGFSTGPHLHWEIRVNGKPINPASRVKLPPVRGRIQ